The proteins below come from a single Saccharopolyspora sp. SCSIO 74807 genomic window:
- a CDS encoding MFS transporter, giving the protein MQLADTPTRPPRKDLIKAFTAALSGTSLEWYDFAAYSVASALVFGDLFFPSQDPLSGTLLAFSTYAVGYLSRPLGGFVFGRLGDVLGRKQVLVTTLLLTGIATVLIGLLPTHGQVGSLGAVLLVTLRFAQGVGIGGEWGGAVLLSSEFGSDKQRGFWASAAQIGPPAGNLLANGVLAALAALLSTQQFMAWGWRIAFLLSAVLVIFGLWIRVRLEETPVFQQLKREGEQSSAPLREVFTREPRALLAAILSRVGPDVLYALFTVFVLTYATKELGLPQSWAVAGVMLGSTCQLALIPVAGWLSDRWGRRRVYALGAVGGAVWPFLFFPLIGGGSAPMLVVGVVVGLLWHSLMYGPQGAFVSEQFSPRLRYTGCSLAYTLAGVIGGALAPLLFTSLFAYFDSWIAPACYLFGTCVVTLAGLAISPRAARAE; this is encoded by the coding sequence ATGCAGCTCGCCGACACCCCGACCCGGCCGCCGCGGAAAGACCTGATCAAGGCGTTCACCGCCGCGCTGTCCGGCACCTCGCTGGAGTGGTACGACTTCGCCGCCTATTCGGTCGCCTCCGCCCTGGTCTTCGGCGACCTGTTCTTCCCCAGCCAAGACCCGCTCTCCGGCACGTTGCTGGCGTTCTCCACCTACGCCGTCGGATACCTGTCCCGGCCGTTGGGCGGTTTCGTGTTCGGCCGCCTCGGCGACGTGCTCGGGCGCAAGCAGGTTCTGGTGACGACGCTGCTGCTCACCGGCATCGCGACGGTGCTGATCGGCCTGCTGCCCACGCACGGCCAGGTCGGTTCGCTCGGCGCGGTGCTGCTGGTGACGCTGCGGTTCGCGCAAGGCGTCGGCATCGGCGGCGAATGGGGCGGCGCGGTGCTGCTCTCCAGCGAGTTCGGCAGCGACAAGCAGCGCGGCTTCTGGGCATCCGCCGCGCAGATCGGCCCGCCTGCGGGGAACCTGCTGGCCAACGGGGTGCTGGCAGCGCTGGCGGCGTTGTTGAGCACGCAGCAGTTCATGGCGTGGGGCTGGCGGATCGCGTTCCTGCTCTCGGCGGTGCTGGTGATCTTCGGACTCTGGATCCGGGTGCGGCTCGAGGAGACACCGGTCTTCCAGCAGCTCAAGCGCGAAGGCGAGCAGTCTTCCGCACCACTGCGCGAGGTGTTCACCCGCGAACCCCGCGCGCTGCTCGCGGCGATCCTTTCCCGGGTCGGGCCGGATGTGCTCTACGCGCTGTTCACGGTCTTCGTGCTCACCTACGCCACCAAGGAGCTCGGTCTGCCGCAGAGCTGGGCGGTCGCCGGCGTCATGCTCGGTTCCACTTGCCAGCTCGCGCTCATCCCGGTCGCCGGCTGGCTGTCCGATCGCTGGGGGCGCCGCCGGGTCTACGCGCTCGGGGCTGTCGGCGGCGCGGTGTGGCCGTTCCTGTTCTTCCCGCTGATCGGCGGTGGTTCAGCGCCGATGCTGGTGGTCGGTGTCGTCGTCGGGCTGCTGTGGCATTCGCTGATGTACGGGCCGCAGGGCGCTTTCGTCTCCGAGCAGTTCAGTCCGCGGCTGCGCTACACCGGTTGTTCGCTGGCCTACACGCTGGCCGGAGTGATCGGCGGCGCGTTGGCTCCGCTGCTGTTCACCTCGCTGTTCGCGTACTTCGACAGCTGGATCGCACCGGCCTGCTACCTGTTCGGGACGTGCGTGGTGACGCTGGCCGGACTGGCGATCAGCCCGCGAGCAGCACGTGCCGAGTAG
- the nadC gene encoding carboxylating nicotinate-nucleotide diphosphorylase — protein sequence MTLSEATTAQLRSAGLDPQEVRALVRAALAEDLRYGLDATTEATVQVDAIAEAEFRSRPAGVVAGIPVARAVLDEVLGPDGYKVLHSRTDGDMIMPGESALSVHAPVRGLLTAERTALNLLCHLSGIATATAEWVRAVEGTGCRIRDSRKTLPGLRVLQKYAVRSGGGVNHRMGLGDAMLIKDNHVVAAGSVVAALRACREHAPDLPAEIEVSTPEELDEVLEEGAELVLLDNFGPADCADAVRRTREVSPGTELEASGGLTLDVARSYADTGVHYLAVGALTHSSPALDIGLDM from the coding sequence ATGACGCTGTCCGAAGCGACCACGGCACAACTGCGCTCCGCAGGGCTGGACCCGCAGGAAGTGCGCGCGCTGGTGCGGGCCGCGCTCGCCGAGGACCTGCGCTACGGGCTGGACGCCACCACGGAGGCGACGGTGCAGGTGGACGCCATCGCCGAAGCCGAGTTCCGATCGCGCCCGGCCGGCGTCGTGGCCGGAATCCCGGTCGCCCGCGCGGTGCTCGACGAAGTCCTCGGCCCGGACGGGTACAAGGTGCTGCACAGCCGAACCGACGGCGACATGATCATGCCGGGGGAGAGCGCGTTGAGCGTGCACGCGCCGGTTCGCGGCCTGCTCACCGCCGAACGCACCGCGCTGAACCTGCTCTGTCACCTCTCCGGCATCGCCACCGCGACCGCGGAATGGGTGCGTGCCGTCGAAGGCACCGGCTGCCGCATCCGGGACAGCCGCAAAACCCTGCCCGGCCTGCGGGTGCTGCAGAAGTACGCGGTGCGCAGCGGCGGCGGGGTGAATCACCGCATGGGGCTCGGCGACGCCATGCTCATCAAGGACAACCACGTCGTCGCGGCCGGTTCGGTCGTCGCGGCGCTGCGCGCCTGCCGGGAACACGCGCCGGATCTGCCCGCCGAAATCGAAGTGTCCACTCCGGAAGAGCTCGACGAGGTGCTGGAAGAGGGCGCCGAGCTGGTCCTGCTGGACAACTTCGGCCCTGCGGACTGCGCCGATGCGGTGCGCCGCACCCGCGAGGTCTCACCCGGCACCGAGCTGGAAGCATCCGGCGGACTCACCCTCGACGTCGCCCGCAGCTACGCCGACACCGGGGTGCACTACCTGGCTGTAGGTGCGTTGACCCACTCGTCGCCCGCGCTGGACATCGGGTTGGACATGTGA
- the nadA gene encoding quinolinate synthase NadA: MVAADAPAAYTGVAPDAEWAREIRRLAEQRDAVLLAHNYQLPEIQDVADHTGDSLALSRIAADSPASTIVFCGVHFMAETAKILAPGKTVLIPDERAGCSLADSITAEQLRAWKAEHPGAVVVSYVNTTAEVKAETDICCTSSNAVDVVRSIPAEREVLFCPDQFLGAHVRRETGRDNVLVWAGECHVHAGINGPELAGRAASNPDADLFIHPECGCATSALYLAGEGTVPPERVKILSTGAMLDAARETGADSVLVATEVGMLHQLRRAAPEIDFRAVNERASCRYMKMITPAALLRCLRERADEVEVPADVAERARESVRRMISVGKPGGGE; encoded by the coding sequence ATGGTGGCTGCCGACGCACCGGCTGCCTACACGGGAGTGGCACCGGACGCGGAATGGGCGCGGGAGATCCGCAGGCTGGCCGAGCAGCGCGACGCGGTGCTGCTCGCGCACAACTACCAGCTGCCGGAGATCCAGGACGTCGCCGACCACACCGGCGACTCGCTGGCGCTGAGCCGGATCGCCGCGGACAGCCCGGCATCGACGATCGTGTTCTGCGGCGTGCACTTCATGGCCGAGACGGCGAAGATCCTCGCGCCCGGCAAGACCGTGCTGATCCCGGACGAGCGCGCCGGCTGCTCGCTGGCCGACTCCATCACCGCCGAGCAGCTGCGCGCCTGGAAGGCCGAACACCCCGGCGCGGTCGTGGTCTCGTACGTGAACACCACCGCGGAGGTGAAGGCCGAGACCGACATCTGCTGCACCTCGTCCAACGCCGTCGACGTCGTCCGCTCGATCCCCGCCGAGCGCGAAGTGCTGTTCTGCCCCGATCAATTCCTCGGCGCGCACGTCCGCCGCGAAACCGGGCGGGACAACGTTCTCGTGTGGGCGGGGGAATGCCACGTGCACGCCGGGATCAACGGGCCGGAGCTGGCGGGCCGCGCGGCTTCCAACCCGGACGCCGATCTGTTCATCCACCCGGAGTGCGGTTGCGCGACCTCCGCGCTGTACCTGGCGGGCGAGGGCACGGTGCCGCCGGAGCGGGTCAAGATCCTCTCCACCGGCGCGATGCTCGATGCGGCGCGGGAGACCGGGGCCGATTCGGTGCTGGTGGCCACCGAGGTCGGAATGCTGCACCAGCTGCGGCGGGCCGCACCGGAGATCGACTTCCGGGCGGTCAACGAACGCGCTTCCTGCCGGTACATGAAGATGATCACGCCTGCGGCGTTGCTGCGCTGCCTGCGCGAACGGGCCGACGAGGTGGAGGTGCCCGCCGACGTCGCCGAACGCGCCCGCGAGTCGGTGCGGCGGATGATCTCCGTCGGCAAGCCCGGGGGCGGCGAATGA
- a CDS encoding carbon-nitrogen hydrolase family protein — translation MRVALCQIVSTPEPAANLELVADGVRRAAESGADLAVFPEATMACFGTKLGPLAEPLDGPWASEVRRIADDAGIAVVAGMFTPADEGRVTNTLLVTGRGLDAHYDKIHLYDAFGFAESRTVAPGAEPLVVDLAGTRFGVTTCYDVRFPGLFTALADQGASVIVTAASWGAGEGKRDQWELLVRARALDSTSWIAACGQADPRTRGIEPSGKAPTGIGYSTVAGPLGAIHAQLADAPDVLVVDLDEEPVQQARGSVPVLANRKF, via the coding sequence ATGCGCGTGGCGCTGTGCCAGATCGTGTCCACTCCCGAGCCGGCGGCGAACCTGGAACTCGTCGCAGACGGCGTGCGCCGGGCCGCCGAGTCCGGCGCGGACCTCGCGGTGTTCCCGGAGGCCACGATGGCCTGCTTCGGCACGAAGCTGGGCCCGCTGGCCGAACCGCTGGACGGCCCGTGGGCGAGCGAGGTCCGGCGCATCGCCGACGACGCCGGGATCGCCGTCGTCGCGGGCATGTTCACTCCCGCCGATGAAGGCCGGGTGACCAACACCCTGCTGGTCACCGGGCGCGGGCTGGACGCGCACTACGACAAGATCCACCTCTACGACGCTTTCGGATTCGCGGAATCCCGCACCGTCGCACCCGGCGCCGAACCGCTGGTGGTGGACCTCGCCGGCACTCGTTTCGGCGTAACGACCTGCTACGACGTGCGCTTCCCCGGACTGTTCACCGCGCTGGCCGACCAGGGCGCTTCGGTGATCGTCACCGCGGCGTCCTGGGGCGCGGGCGAGGGCAAGCGGGACCAGTGGGAACTGCTCGTGCGCGCACGCGCGCTGGACAGCACCTCGTGGATCGCGGCGTGCGGGCAGGCGGACCCGCGAACCCGGGGGATCGAGCCGAGCGGCAAGGCGCCCACCGGCATCGGCTACAGCACCGTCGCAGGCCCGCTCGGCGCGATCCACGCGCAGCTCGCCGATGCCCCGGACGTGCTGGTCGTCGACCTCGATGAGGAGCCCGTGCAGCAGGCGCGCGGCAGCGTCCCGGTGCTGGCGAACCGCAAGTTCTGA
- a CDS encoding GntR family transcriptional regulator codes for MTSGRQLAYEHLKDAVLSDPAMQGRFVNEQALADDIGVSRTPIREALLLLAAEELVQLVPKRGAYIAPVGGREIRELFELRGMIEQYSARRALELGTVPLAAMRTELDEQRAIPADADTRRFIDLDHRFHTALVHAVGNDMLNKSYDGLRARQVRAGIVALFSAANRRNAVLDEHDAILKALTAGDAAAADAAISAHLEATRHVLLAG; via the coding sequence TTGACCTCGGGACGCCAGCTCGCTTACGAGCATCTCAAAGACGCCGTGCTCAGCGATCCCGCCATGCAGGGCCGGTTCGTGAACGAGCAGGCGCTCGCCGACGACATCGGAGTGTCCCGCACGCCGATCCGCGAAGCGCTGCTGCTGCTGGCCGCCGAGGAACTCGTGCAGCTGGTGCCCAAACGCGGCGCTTACATCGCACCGGTGGGCGGGCGCGAGATCCGGGAGCTGTTCGAGCTGCGCGGCATGATCGAGCAGTACTCCGCGCGCAGGGCCCTGGAGCTCGGCACCGTTCCGCTCGCGGCGATGCGCACCGAACTCGACGAGCAGCGGGCGATACCGGCCGATGCCGACACGCGGAGGTTCATCGACCTCGACCACCGGTTCCACACCGCGCTGGTCCACGCGGTCGGCAACGACATGCTGAACAAGAGCTACGACGGGCTGCGGGCGCGCCAAGTGCGCGCGGGCATCGTCGCCCTGTTCTCGGCCGCCAACCGCCGCAACGCGGTGCTCGACGAGCACGACGCGATCCTCAAGGCGCTCACCGCCGGGGACGCCGCCGCGGCCGATGCGGCGATCAGCGCGCACCTGGAAGCTACTCGGCACGTGCTGCTCGCGGGCTGA
- a CDS encoding DUF2567 domain-containing protein, which produces MPSDAVETGPEPAGAAGPEPSARIPRVVVRADLLPALSALSLVALLGLPLGWLWSRLAPPELALLSSSGNPVPAQVTESYHRFDAVGLFLLLTFAAGLVTAGVLWAVRGRRGPVLLIGAVLGSLVAAWLAMRMGATFAGDLYPLPAAPRAGGQITVAPEVSTPWAVLVQPLGVALGYGFAASWNGFDDLGRRP; this is translated from the coding sequence TTGCCTTCGGACGCGGTCGAAACCGGACCGGAGCCCGCAGGGGCGGCGGGTCCGGAACCATCCGCGCGGATCCCGCGCGTGGTGGTTCGCGCCGACCTGCTGCCCGCGCTGAGCGCGCTGTCCCTCGTGGCGTTGCTGGGGCTGCCGCTCGGCTGGCTGTGGTCGCGGCTGGCGCCACCGGAGCTCGCCTTGCTCAGCAGCAGCGGCAACCCGGTTCCGGCGCAGGTCACGGAGAGCTACCACCGGTTCGACGCGGTCGGGCTGTTCCTGCTGCTGACGTTCGCCGCCGGGCTGGTGACCGCGGGCGTGCTGTGGGCGGTGCGCGGGCGGCGCGGGCCGGTGCTGCTGATCGGCGCGGTGCTCGGTTCGCTGGTGGCGGCGTGGCTGGCGATGCGGATGGGGGCGACGTTCGCGGGCGATCTCTACCCGCTGCCTGCCGCGCCGCGGGCCGGCGGGCAGATCACCGTGGCGCCGGAGGTTTCGACGCCGTGGGCAGTGCTGGTGCAGCCGCTGGGGGTCGCGCTCGGTTACGGCTTCGCGGCGTCCTGGAACGGTTTCGACGACCTCGGCAGGCGGCCTTGA
- a CDS encoding NUDIX domain-containing protein produces MLAGVLRAHEGRLQVLLWQRAKPPHENRWALPGGRLGDDEDVERSIRRQLAEKVDVHKLSHVEQLAAFSDPGRVPGRRVVATAFLGLVPSDVDPEVPADTAWHALDDPPPTAFDHERITHAARDRLRAKLSYTNLGFALAPAEFTISELRRIYSAALGYQVAATNLQRVLTRRGALQPTGRTVPAGPSGGRPPALFRFTSPGLEITDPFAVFRPPPGAS; encoded by the coding sequence GTGCTCGCCGGAGTGCTCCGGGCGCACGAAGGCCGCCTGCAAGTCCTGCTGTGGCAACGCGCCAAACCGCCGCACGAAAACCGGTGGGCGCTGCCCGGCGGCAGGCTCGGCGACGACGAGGACGTGGAGCGCTCGATCCGCCGTCAGCTCGCGGAAAAGGTCGACGTGCACAAGCTCAGCCACGTCGAGCAGCTCGCCGCGTTCAGCGATCCCGGCCGCGTGCCCGGCCGCCGCGTCGTGGCGACCGCCTTCCTCGGGCTGGTCCCGTCCGATGTGGACCCGGAGGTGCCCGCGGACACCGCTTGGCACGCGCTGGACGACCCGCCGCCCACCGCGTTCGACCACGAGCGGATCACGCACGCGGCGCGGGACCGGCTGCGCGCGAAGCTCTCCTACACGAACCTCGGTTTCGCACTGGCGCCCGCCGAATTCACCATCTCCGAGCTGCGCCGGATCTACTCGGCCGCGTTGGGCTACCAGGTGGCCGCGACGAATCTGCAACGAGTGCTGACCCGGCGCGGAGCGCTGCAACCGACCGGGCGCACGGTTCCCGCAGGCCCTTCCGGCGGGCGCCCGCCCGCGCTGTTCCGGTTCACCAGCCCCGGCCTGGAGATCACCGACCCGTTCGCGGTGTTCCGCCCGCCGCCGGGTGCTTCATGA
- a CDS encoding DUF2848 domain-containing protein has product MSPLCFDVAGESVEVPVRTLLNAGYAGRRQDDVAAHVAELAELGVPAPTRTPSLYPIAPYLAMQVAEVPVQHARTSGEAEWALVIAGPDERDVLLTAACDHTDRELEVHGVAWSKQAGPDVLGRRAWRLVDVADRIDELTLTAWAGGRRIQHGTLAELLTPAYWLGELRAWGLAEPGTVLLSGTIPMDPAVDQFAGSWRAELGDPANGDALSCEYAVQVLPRPVA; this is encoded by the coding sequence ATGTCTCCGCTTTGTTTCGATGTGGCCGGCGAGTCCGTCGAGGTGCCGGTCCGCACCCTGCTCAACGCCGGCTACGCAGGGCGCCGCCAGGACGACGTTGCCGCGCACGTCGCCGAACTCGCCGAACTGGGGGTGCCCGCGCCCACCCGCACGCCCAGCCTCTACCCGATCGCGCCGTACCTGGCGATGCAGGTCGCCGAGGTGCCGGTGCAGCACGCCCGCACCTCCGGTGAAGCGGAATGGGCACTGGTCATCGCAGGCCCGGACGAACGCGACGTGCTGCTGACCGCGGCCTGCGACCACACCGACCGGGAACTGGAAGTGCACGGCGTGGCGTGGAGCAAGCAGGCCGGACCGGACGTGCTGGGACGTCGTGCGTGGCGGCTGGTCGACGTGGCCGACCGGATCGACGAACTAACGCTCACCGCCTGGGCGGGCGGGCGGCGCATCCAGCACGGCACCCTCGCGGAGCTGCTCACTCCGGCGTATTGGCTCGGTGAGCTTCGTGCGTGGGGTTTGGCCGAGCCGGGAACGGTGCTGCTGTCGGGCACGATTCCGATGGACCCGGCCGTCGACCAGTTCGCCGGCTCGTGGCGTGCCGAACTCGGTGACCCCGCCAATGGCGATGCGCTGAGCTGCGAGTACGCCGTGCAGGTGCTGCCGCGGCCGGTTGCTTAG
- a CDS encoding L-aspartate oxidase — translation MSWEAGADLVVVGSGVAGLTAALSARQLGLHVLVITKDSVSAGNTGWAQGGVAVVRPDEHDVGDSLQRHVDDTLTAGAGLCDEDAVRAILTDGAAAVAELRAAGARFDTDSGSAGPLARTREGGHTAFRVIRAGGDATGAEVQRALSSAVAAGGIPVLEGHCVAELIRDECGAIAGALALDGSANPGTLRSPAVLLATGGLGQLFAATTNPEVATADGIALALRAGASVADLEFVQFHPTVLHIADGARGRRPLVTEAVRGEGAVLVDAQGRRVMAGEHPLADLAPRDVVSAAINRRITETGAECAYLDATGLSGFAARFPTVFAACREAGIDPAREPIPVTSAAHYSCGGVLSDVDGRTGVAGLYAAGEVARTGLHGANRLASNSLLEGLVVGGRAARAVARDLRAGGRARKPVHSPIPAAAVVDRDLLQRTMSRHAGIGRSAEGLAEAAAALDRAGIVRPLRSRQAVEGAALTLTAHAMLAAAATRAESRGSHLRNDHPNPDDVRWRRSIPLRLDVSGRLLGTDREPVRSVA, via the coding sequence ATGAGCTGGGAAGCCGGTGCGGACCTGGTCGTCGTCGGCTCCGGCGTCGCCGGGCTCACCGCGGCGCTGAGCGCCAGGCAGCTCGGGTTGCACGTGCTGGTGATCACCAAGGACTCGGTTTCGGCGGGCAACACCGGATGGGCGCAGGGCGGGGTCGCCGTGGTCCGGCCCGACGAGCACGACGTGGGCGACAGCTTGCAGCGGCACGTCGACGACACCCTGACCGCCGGAGCGGGATTGTGCGACGAGGACGCCGTCCGCGCGATCCTCACCGACGGTGCGGCGGCGGTGGCCGAACTGCGCGCGGCCGGTGCTCGGTTCGACACCGATTCCGGTAGCGCGGGACCGCTCGCGCGAACCCGCGAGGGCGGGCACACCGCTTTCCGCGTCATCCGCGCCGGTGGGGACGCGACCGGCGCGGAGGTGCAGCGGGCGTTGTCGAGCGCAGTGGCCGCCGGTGGAATCCCCGTGCTGGAAGGGCATTGCGTCGCCGAGCTGATCCGCGACGAGTGCGGCGCGATCGCGGGTGCGCTCGCGCTCGACGGGTCCGCGAATCCGGGCACGCTGCGGAGTCCGGCGGTACTGCTGGCCACCGGTGGGCTGGGACAGCTCTTCGCGGCCACCACGAATCCGGAAGTCGCCACGGCCGACGGGATCGCGCTCGCGCTGCGCGCGGGTGCTTCGGTGGCGGATCTGGAGTTCGTGCAGTTCCATCCGACGGTGCTGCACATCGCGGACGGCGCACGGGGCAGGCGCCCGCTGGTCACCGAGGCGGTGCGCGGCGAGGGCGCCGTGCTGGTGGACGCGCAGGGGCGGCGCGTGATGGCCGGGGAGCACCCGCTCGCGGACTTGGCGCCGCGCGACGTGGTTTCCGCGGCGATCAACCGGCGGATCACCGAGACCGGCGCGGAGTGCGCGTACCTGGACGCGACCGGGCTGAGCGGTTTCGCCGCCCGGTTCCCGACGGTGTTCGCGGCCTGCCGGGAAGCCGGGATCGACCCGGCGCGCGAACCGATTCCGGTGACCAGCGCCGCGCACTACTCCTGCGGCGGCGTTCTGTCCGATGTGGACGGACGGACCGGGGTGGCCGGCCTGTACGCGGCGGGCGAGGTCGCCCGCACCGGCCTGCACGGGGCGAACCGGCTGGCCTCCAACAGCCTGCTGGAAGGGCTGGTCGTCGGCGGACGAGCAGCCCGCGCCGTGGCGCGCGACCTGCGGGCAGGCGGACGTGCGCGCAAGCCGGTCCACTCGCCGATACCCGCGGCGGCCGTGGTGGACCGGGACCTGTTGCAGCGCACCATGAGCAGGCACGCGGGCATCGGGCGCAGCGCGGAAGGGCTCGCCGAGGCGGCGGCCGCGCTCGACCGCGCGGGCATCGTCCGTCCACTTCGGAGCAGGCAGGCCGTCGAGGGCGCCGCGCTCACGCTCACCGCGCACGCGATGCTGGCAGCCGCCGCCACCCGCGCCGAATCCCGTGGCAGCCATTTGCGCAACGACCATCCGAACCCGGACGACGTACGCTGGCGGCGCAGCATTCCGCTGCGCCTGGACGTGTCGGGCCGGCTGCTGGGCACCGATCGCGAACCCGTGAGGAGCGTGGCATGA
- a CDS encoding LON peptidase substrate-binding domain-containing protein gives MTDTLPLFPLSTVLLPGAALPLHIFESRYRQLVLDLVNDVVPDRRFGVVGIRQGWEVGDDNVDSMYDVGCSARLQQVQQLPQGRYDVSADGAQRFRLLQIDREAAPYLMARVEWLPDTEPAEDPRIGPRLDAAARAAHERYHGTGLRGDHYDPPAADTELADLAYALAEDCVLSTEDRQELLAETDPLARLRLVRRLLVREAEFLRELRAIPAPLAEFTEGTSVN, from the coding sequence GTGACCGACACGTTGCCCCTGTTCCCGCTGAGCACCGTGCTGCTGCCCGGTGCGGCGCTGCCGCTGCACATCTTCGAGTCGCGCTACCGGCAGCTCGTGCTCGACCTGGTCAACGACGTCGTCCCGGACCGCCGGTTCGGCGTGGTCGGCATCCGGCAGGGCTGGGAGGTCGGCGACGACAACGTCGACTCGATGTACGACGTCGGCTGCTCCGCGCGGTTGCAGCAGGTCCAGCAGCTCCCGCAGGGCCGCTACGACGTCTCCGCGGACGGTGCGCAGCGGTTCCGGCTGCTGCAGATCGACCGGGAGGCCGCGCCGTACCTGATGGCGCGGGTGGAATGGCTGCCGGACACCGAACCCGCCGAGGATCCGCGGATCGGCCCGCGGCTGGACGCCGCCGCCCGCGCAGCGCACGAGCGGTACCACGGGACGGGCCTGCGCGGGGACCACTACGACCCGCCCGCCGCGGACACCGAGCTCGCCGACCTCGCCTACGCGCTCGCCGAGGACTGCGTGCTCAGCACCGAGGACCGCCAAGAGCTGCTGGCCGAGACCGACCCGCTGGCGCGGCTGCGGCTGGTGCGACGACTGCTGGTGCGGGAGGCCGAGTTCCTGCGCGAGCTGCGGGCCATCCCGGCTCCGCTGGCCGAGTTCACCGAAGGCACCAGCGTGAACTGA